A single region of the Streptomyces sp. NBC_01803 genome encodes:
- a CDS encoding glutamate--cysteine ligase: MGEKVVADRFDLAARQRFRARVNDCLDGLRTLLRESRFEGPRDRLGVEVELCLADFGGAPRMVNDDVLARMATRDFQAELGQFTIELNMAPRPLVGRVFDDLAEELRIAIGYADRMAGEFGARVVMTGVLPTITAEEMVPASLSPGDRYTLLNDQIMAARGESIRLDITGAETLSGSFDSIAPEAACTSVQFHLQVTPERFGAVWNAAQAATAAQVAVGANAPFVFGHELWHESRVPFFLQATDSRPPEMAAQGVRPRAWFGERWIDSVTDLFEENLRFFPALLPLIAEEDPAEVLAAGGVPSFTELALHNGTVYRWNRPVYGVADGVPHLRVENRVLSTGPTITDTVANAAFFYGLVRGLADRPGPVWERLPFATAERNFMAACRHGIGARFGWPGEDGEVPAARLIRDRLLPVAAAGLDAFGVAGADRDRYLSVIEGRCRRGITGAGWQTRIYHQAVANGADRATALRELVRRYCDLARTDAPVHEWPTGP, encoded by the coding sequence ATGGGGGAGAAGGTTGTCGCCGACCGGTTCGACCTGGCCGCCCGGCAGCGGTTCCGCGCCAGGGTCAACGACTGCCTCGACGGGCTGCGGACGCTGCTGCGCGAGAGCCGCTTCGAGGGGCCGCGCGACCGGCTCGGCGTCGAGGTGGAGCTGTGCCTGGCGGATTTCGGCGGCGCTCCCCGAATGGTGAACGACGACGTCCTCGCGCGAATGGCCACCAGGGATTTCCAGGCCGAGCTGGGCCAATTCACCATCGAGCTGAATATGGCGCCGCGACCGCTCGTCGGCCGGGTTTTCGACGACTTGGCCGAAGAGCTGCGCATCGCCATCGGCTATGCCGACCGAATGGCCGGGGAATTCGGCGCGCGGGTGGTGATGACCGGGGTGCTGCCGACCATCACCGCGGAGGAGATGGTGCCCGCCTCGTTGTCCCCCGGAGACCGGTACACCCTCCTCAACGACCAGATCATGGCCGCGCGCGGGGAGTCCATCCGCCTGGACATCACCGGTGCGGAGACCCTCAGCGGGTCGTTCGACTCGATCGCCCCCGAGGCGGCCTGCACCTCCGTCCAGTTCCATCTCCAGGTCACACCCGAGCGGTTCGGGGCGGTGTGGAACGCCGCGCAGGCCGCCACGGCGGCGCAGGTGGCCGTTGGCGCCAACGCGCCGTTCGTCTTCGGCCACGAGCTGTGGCACGAGTCGCGGGTCCCGTTCTTCCTCCAGGCGACCGACAGCCGCCCGCCCGAGATGGCCGCACAGGGCGTGCGCCCGCGCGCCTGGTTCGGCGAGCGGTGGATCGACTCGGTCACCGACCTGTTCGAGGAGAACCTCCGGTTCTTCCCGGCGCTGCTGCCGCTGATCGCCGAGGAGGACCCGGCGGAGGTCCTGGCCGCCGGCGGGGTGCCGAGCTTCACGGAGCTGGCGCTGCACAACGGCACGGTCTACCGCTGGAACCGCCCGGTCTACGGGGTGGCCGACGGGGTGCCGCACCTGCGGGTGGAGAACCGGGTGCTGTCCACCGGCCCTACCATCACCGACACCGTCGCCAACGCGGCCTTCTTCTACGGCCTGGTGCGGGGCCTCGCCGACCGGCCGGGCCCGGTGTGGGAGCGACTGCCGTTCGCCACCGCCGAGCGGAACTTCATGGCGGCCTGCCGCCATGGGATCGGGGCCCGCTTCGGCTGGCCGGGCGAGGACGGCGAGGTGCCCGCCGCCCGGCTGATCCGCGACCGGCTGCTGCCGGTGGCCGCCGCGGGCCTCGACGCCTTCGGCGTGGCGGGCGCGGACCGCGACCGGTACCTGTCCGTCATCGAGGGACGGTGCCGGCGCGGGATCACCGGCGCGGGCTGGCAGACTCGGATCTACCACCAAGCGGTGGCGAACGGAGCGGACCGGGCGACCGCCCTGCGGGAGCTCGTCCGGCGGTACTGCGACCTGGCGCGGACGGATGCTCCCGTGCACGAATGGCCGACCGGCCCCTAG
- a CDS encoding CPBP family intramembrane glutamic endopeptidase, with protein MRPERTTDPSEGGEPAGPRRVLRQELLLVLALSLGASAVGALISFTGVLTRPGGLSDQAATLNASHAPGRPWLDLAWQLFGITTQLVPVLLVAHLLLREGGAGAALGGPGPRAIGFDTRRPRSDLAFGAAVAAGIGGTGLLFYLGAHATGANLTVVPESLPDVWWKIPVLIASAVQNAVVEEVIVVGYLLRRLAQLGWTPGRALAASAVLRGSYHLYQGVGGFLGNVAMGVVFVWLYRRWGRVMPLVVAHALIDVVAFVGYALLAGRVDWLPTA; from the coding sequence CTGAGGCCGGAGCGGACGACGGACCCCTCGGAGGGCGGGGAGCCGGCGGGGCCCCGCCGGGTGCTGCGCCAGGAGCTGCTGCTGGTCCTCGCGCTGTCGCTGGGCGCCAGCGCGGTGGGCGCGCTGATCAGCTTCACCGGCGTCCTCACCCGTCCCGGCGGGCTGAGCGACCAGGCCGCCACGCTCAACGCCTCCCACGCCCCCGGCCGCCCCTGGCTCGACCTGGCCTGGCAGCTCTTCGGCATCACCACCCAGCTGGTGCCCGTGCTGCTCGTGGCGCACCTGCTGCTGCGCGAGGGCGGTGCGGGCGCGGCGCTCGGCGGTCCCGGGCCGCGCGCCATCGGCTTCGACACGCGCCGGCCGCGCTCCGACCTGGCCTTTGGCGCGGCCGTGGCGGCCGGCATCGGCGGCACGGGTCTGCTGTTCTACCTCGGCGCTCACGCGACCGGGGCCAACCTCACGGTGGTGCCCGAGTCGCTCCCCGACGTGTGGTGGAAGATCCCCGTGCTGATCGCCTCGGCGGTGCAGAACGCCGTTGTGGAGGAGGTCATCGTCGTCGGCTATCTGCTGCGGCGGCTGGCCCAGCTGGGGTGGACTCCGGGCCGGGCCCTGGCCGCCAGTGCGGTGCTGCGCGGGTCCTACCACCTGTATCAGGGCGTCGGCGGCTTCCTCGGGAACGTGGCGATGGGCGTGGTCTTCGTCTGGCTGTACCGGCGGTGGGGGCGGGTGATGCCGCTGGTCGTCGCGCACGCGCTGATCGACGTCGTGGCGTTCGTCGGCTACGCGCTGCTGGCCGGGCGGGTCGACTGGCTCCCCACCGCCTGA
- a CDS encoding DUF4232 domain-containing protein: protein MASHPLRSAACAALLALAVAGCADSDDPTAADDRADRSPVTDDAGSADGTEGNQSETPSTADDADTGRTATDPPEQSGQSEQSEQSEQSDEPGPPWCVPEALTATVRALEPGAGNRYAALVLTNSSDVACRTQGWPGLQLTSDDGDEIPTTTVRDRSATPDRLTILPGGTAWARLHWSAVPGSEDPADGDCGPSPASLGVIPPDEYSATTAAWDLGEVCGAGRIETQPLAAGEGPR, encoded by the coding sequence ATGGCATCCCACCCCCTGCGTTCCGCCGCCTGCGCCGCGCTCCTCGCGCTCGCCGTGGCGGGCTGCGCCGACTCCGACGACCCCACCGCCGCCGACGACCGGGCCGACCGGTCCCCCGTGACCGACGACGCCGGCTCCGCCGACGGGACCGAGGGAAACCAGTCCGAGACCCCGTCCACCGCCGACGACGCGGACACCGGCCGGACCGCCACCGACCCGCCCGAACAGTCCGGGCAGTCGGAGCAGTCGGAGCAGTCGGAGCAGTCCGACGAGCCGGGCCCGCCCTGGTGCGTCCCCGAGGCGCTGACCGCCACGGTCAGAGCGCTCGAACCGGGCGCGGGCAACCGGTACGCGGCCCTCGTCCTGACCAACTCCTCGGACGTCGCCTGCCGCACCCAGGGCTGGCCCGGCCTCCAGCTCACCTCGGACGACGGCGACGAGATCCCCACCACCACCGTCCGCGACCGTTCGGCGACCCCCGACCGGCTGACGATCCTGCCCGGCGGCACCGCGTGGGCGCGGCTCCACTGGAGCGCCGTGCCCGGCTCGGAGGATCCGGCCGACGGGGACTGCGGTCCGTCCCCGGCGTCGCTGGGCGTGATTCCCCCGGACGAGTACAGCGCGACCACCGCCGCCTGGGACCTCGGCGAGGTCTGCGGCGCCGGGCGGATCGAGACCCAGCCGCTCGCCGCCGGGGAGGGCCCGCGCTGA
- a CDS encoding pyridoxamine 5'-phosphate oxidase family protein, with protein MPPTGAAPYPPTPRTTPSRSRERVSYDRELVHAILDAGYLCHLSFVRDGAPAVLPTLYARDGERLYVHGSTGSRPLRTAAAPDPEPGLPVALAVTHVDGLVLARSAFHHSINYRSVVVHGTARPVTDAAEKDRALDALVDGVVPGRAADCRPANARELAATAVLVLDLAEVSAKVRAGGPNGVPEDSALPHWSGVLPVTTAHGAPVPADDERAPAPGYLTAYARS; from the coding sequence ATGCCGCCGACCGGCGCCGCCCCGTACCCGCCCACCCCGCGCACCACCCCCAGCAGGTCCCGGGAGCGGGTCTCCTACGACCGGGAGCTGGTGCACGCGATCCTCGACGCCGGCTATCTGTGCCATCTCTCCTTCGTCCGCGACGGCGCCCCCGCGGTCCTGCCGACTCTCTACGCCCGCGACGGCGAGCGGCTTTACGTGCACGGCTCGACCGGCTCCCGGCCGCTGCGCACCGCCGCCGCCCCCGACCCGGAGCCCGGACTGCCGGTCGCCCTGGCCGTCACCCATGTGGACGGCCTGGTGCTGGCCCGGTCCGCGTTCCACCACTCGATCAACTACCGCTCGGTGGTCGTCCACGGCACGGCCCGTCCGGTGACCGACGCGGCCGAGAAGGACCGCGCGCTGGACGCGCTGGTGGACGGCGTCGTGCCCGGCCGGGCCGCCGACTGCCGCCCCGCCAACGCCCGGGAGCTCGCCGCGACCGCCGTCCTCGTCCTCGATCTCGCGGAGGTCTCGGCCAAGGTCCGCGCCGGGGGCCCGAACGGCGTGCCCGAGGACTCCGCGCTCCCGCACTGGAGCGGCGTCCTGCCCGTGACCACGGCCCACGGCGCCCCCGTCCCCGCCGACGACGAACGCGCTCCCGCCCCCGGCTATCTCACGGCGTACGCGCGGAGCTGA
- a CDS encoding aminotransferase class I/II-fold pyridoxal phosphate-dependent enzyme, with protein sequence MLGEYRIEGRRASEIVASVERAVGAGELRPGEHLPPLRGLAERLGVNANTVAAAYRTLRERGVIETAGRRGSRVRAGPASAAREAIGVEAPPGVRDVAKGNPDPALLPPLGSALAAAAARADRAPVLYGAPPLSEELDRAARAGFARDGVPADRITVTSGALDAIERVLAAHLRPGDAVAVEDPGWASFLDLVPALGLRTAPVPVDDDGPLPGPVGRALRQGARALVVTARAQNPTGAAVSAARAGELRAVLAAHPDTLLIEDDHGDGIVELPPHPLAGATRHWALVRSTAKAYGPDLRLAVLAGDAVTVDRVHGRLRLGPGWVSHLIQDTVAWLWSAGAVDPEHVARSYGARRRALIEALAARGVAAHGRSGMNVWVPVPDETGAVARLLHAGWAVAPGARFRLAAPPGVRLTVSALGAPDIAPLADAVAEALRPPAARRYA encoded by the coding sequence GTGCTAGGAGAATATCGAATCGAGGGGCGCCGCGCCTCAGAAATCGTGGCCAGCGTCGAACGCGCCGTCGGCGCGGGGGAGTTACGCCCCGGCGAGCACCTCCCGCCGCTGCGCGGGCTGGCGGAGCGGCTCGGCGTCAACGCCAACACCGTCGCCGCCGCCTACCGCACCCTGCGCGAGCGCGGCGTCATCGAGACCGCCGGCCGGCGCGGCAGCCGCGTCCGCGCCGGCCCGGCCAGCGCTGCCCGCGAGGCGATCGGCGTCGAGGCGCCGCCGGGCGTCCGCGATGTCGCCAAGGGCAACCCCGACCCCGCCCTGCTGCCCCCGCTGGGCTCCGCCCTCGCCGCGGCGGCGGCCCGCGCCGACCGTGCGCCCGTGCTCTACGGCGCCCCGCCGCTGAGCGAGGAGCTGGATCGCGCCGCGCGGGCCGGATTCGCGCGCGACGGCGTGCCCGCCGACCGGATCACCGTCACCTCCGGCGCGCTCGACGCCATCGAACGGGTGCTGGCCGCGCACCTGCGCCCGGGCGACGCGGTGGCCGTGGAGGACCCCGGCTGGGCCAGCTTCCTCGACCTCGTCCCGGCGCTGGGCCTGCGTACCGCGCCGGTCCCCGTGGACGACGACGGACCGCTGCCGGGGCCGGTCGGGCGCGCGTTGCGCCAGGGCGCCCGCGCCCTCGTCGTCACCGCCCGCGCGCAGAACCCCACCGGCGCCGCCGTGTCGGCGGCCAGGGCCGGGGAGTTGCGCGCGGTCCTGGCCGCCCACCCGGACACGCTGCTGATCGAGGACGACCACGGCGACGGCATCGTGGAGCTGCCGCCGCACCCGCTGGCCGGCGCCACCCGGCACTGGGCGCTGGTGCGGTCCACCGCCAAGGCGTACGGCCCCGACCTCCGGCTCGCCGTGCTGGCCGGCGACGCCGTGACGGTCGACCGGGTGCACGGGCGGCTGCGGCTCGGGCCGGGCTGGGTCAGCCACCTGATCCAGGACACCGTGGCCTGGCTGTGGAGTGCGGGCGCGGTGGACCCGGAGCACGTCGCGCGGTCGTACGGCGCGCGCCGCCGCGCGCTGATCGAGGCCCTGGCGGCGCGCGGGGTCGCCGCGCACGGCCGCAGTGGCATGAACGTCTGGGTGCCCGTGCCCGACGAGACCGGCGCCGTCGCCCGCCTCCTGCACGCCGGCTGGGCGGTCGCCCCGGGCGCCCGCTTCCGGCTGGCCGCCCCGCCCGGCGTGCGGCTGACCGTCTCCGCCCTCGGCGCGCCGGACATCGCGCCCCTGGCCGACGCGGTGGCCGAAGCCCTCCGCCCGCCCGCCGCCCGGCGATACGCATGA
- a CDS encoding HipA family kinase — protein sequence MLRETSATRYVTPLREGGSLPGIVEADDLGTYVMKFTGAGQGRKSLVAEVICGELARRLGLRVPELVRMRLDPVIGLSEPDEEVQELLKASGGLNLGMDFLPGSLGFDPLAYEVGAAEAGRVVWFDALVNNVDRSWRNPNMLVWHGDLWLIDHGAALIWHHNWPTVAASAARPYDASDHALAPFGPDIAAAAADLGPRVTGELLGSVLADVPDEWLADEPGFDAPDAVRDAYVTALSARVHAVSEGVTIGAPSRDRGSRAPGWLTGRPHRTSGAAR from the coding sequence ATGCTGCGCGAAACGTCCGCGACCCGGTATGTCACCCCCCTGCGGGAGGGTGGCTCGCTGCCGGGCATCGTGGAGGCCGACGACCTCGGCACGTATGTCATGAAGTTCACGGGCGCCGGTCAGGGCCGCAAGAGCCTCGTCGCCGAGGTGATCTGCGGCGAGCTGGCCCGGCGCCTGGGGCTGCGTGTCCCGGAGCTGGTCCGGATGCGGCTCGACCCGGTGATCGGCCTCAGCGAGCCCGACGAGGAGGTGCAGGAGCTGCTCAAGGCCAGCGGCGGCCTCAACCTCGGCATGGACTTCCTGCCCGGCTCCCTCGGCTTCGACCCGCTCGCCTACGAGGTCGGCGCCGCCGAGGCGGGCCGCGTCGTGTGGTTCGACGCGCTGGTCAACAACGTCGACCGCTCCTGGCGCAACCCCAACATGCTCGTCTGGCACGGCGACCTGTGGCTCATCGACCACGGCGCCGCGCTGATCTGGCACCACAACTGGCCCACCGTGGCCGCCTCCGCCGCCCGCCCCTACGACGCCTCCGACCACGCGCTGGCGCCCTTCGGCCCCGACATCGCCGCGGCGGCGGCCGACCTCGGGCCGCGGGTCACCGGCGAGCTGCTCGGCTCCGTGCTGGCCGACGTCCCCGACGAATGGCTCGCCGACGAGCCGGGCTTCGACGCGCCGGACGCCGTGCGCGACGCCTACGTCACCGCGCTGAGCGCCCGCGTCCACGCGGTCTCCGAGGGCGTCACCATCGGGGCCCCGAGCCGGGACCGGGGCTCCCGGGCACCCGGCTGGCTGACCGGCCGGCCGCACCGGACGAGCGGAGCGGCCCGATGA
- a CDS encoding DUF3037 domain-containing protein codes for MSEVQTAVGRDVFEYAVLRVVPRVERGESINAGVILYCRARSFLAARTHLDLARLGALDPTVDVTGVRAALRAAECVCCGGAEAGFAAGDDAGRRFRWLIAPRSTVVQPGPVHTGLTADPAAELDRLLEVLVR; via the coding sequence ATGAGCGAGGTCCAGACGGCCGTCGGACGGGACGTCTTCGAGTACGCGGTGCTGCGGGTCGTGCCGCGCGTCGAGCGTGGCGAGTCGATCAACGCCGGGGTGATCCTCTACTGCCGGGCCCGGTCCTTCCTCGCCGCCCGCACCCACCTCGACCTGGCGCGGCTGGGCGCGCTCGACCCCACGGTGGACGTGACCGGCGTGCGCGCCGCGCTGCGCGCCGCCGAGTGCGTCTGCTGCGGGGGCGCGGAGGCGGGCTTCGCCGCCGGGGACGACGCGGGGCGCCGTTTCCGCTGGCTGATCGCCCCGCGCAGTACCGTCGTGCAGCCGGGACCGGTGCACACGGGTCTGACCGCGGACCCCGCCGCTGAGCTCGACCGTTTGCTCGAAGTGTTGGTCCGTTGA